The Bradyrhizobium barranii subsp. barranii genome segment CTACAACATCCAGAACATCGCGCGCGCGATGGAGCCGGCTTCGCCACCGGAGGAGGCGGCGCTCTGGTATCAATATCTGTTCCACAACGAGCGCGGCCGCCGCGCGCTGGAGCGCAACCGGCGCGGCTTTGCGCGCCAGCTCTGGGCGATGTGGTCGCCGAAATGGGGCTTCGACGACGCCACGTTCGAGACAAGTGCGGTGTCGTTCGACAATCCTGATTTCGTCGATGTCGTGATCCATTCCTACCGTCACCGCTATGGGCTGGTCCAAGGCGATCCCGCCTATGCCGCGATCGAGGCCAAGCTCGCCGCGCAGCCGCCGATCCGCGTCCCGACGATCGCGATCGACGGCGACAGCGACGGCGTCAATCCCGGCACCGCCCATCACGCGCCCAGGTTCGAAGGCGTGTTCGAACGGCGTATCTTCGCCGGAGCCGGCCACAACCTGCCGCAGGAGTGGCCTGCCGAATGGGCGCGCGCCGTGCTCGACGTGCGGAAAGCAGCCTCGTAAAGCCCGGCTTTCCCGCCCTGCCGCCCGGTCGCCCGATTTTTCGCGACTTCGGGAACCTTTTCCGATTGCAGCCGTCCAAGCTGAGGGGCCGCCAGATGTGCGCGGCTCATTGCAGGGAGGCTATTGATGAATTCACATGCGCGCAGGTTGGAGGGCGTCGCGGTGGCGCAGCTGCCGGGCGAACGGCCTGGCAGGGCCGAGGTCGAGCAGGCGGTCCGGACCATGATCCGCTGGGCGGGCGACGATCCCGCGCGCGACGGCTTGCACGACACGCCGGACCGGGTTGCGCGCGCCTTCGCAGAGTATTTTTCCGGCTATGCGCAGGATCCGACCGAAATCCTGCAAAAGACCTTTGAGGAGATCGAAGGCTATGACGAGATGATCGTCCTGCGCGGCGTTCGCTTCGAAAGCCATTGCGAGCACCACATGGCGCCGATCGTCGGCCGCGCCTGGGTGGCCTATATCCCGCAGGGTCGCGTCGTCGGCATCAGCAAGCTTGCGCGGGTGGTGGACATCTACGCAAAACGCCTCCAGATCCAGGAGAAGATGACCGCGCAGATCGCCAATACGATCAACGATGTGTTGAAGCCCGAAGGCGTCGGCGTCATCATCAAGGCGACGCATCACTGCATGACCACGCGTGGCGCGCACAAGCCCGGGACGGATCTCGTCACCAGCCGCATGCTGGGCGTGTTCCGTGACAACGCGCTGACGCGCCAGGAGCTGTTGGGGTTGGCCAATTCGACCGCGTGACCCGCGCGGGCCGAGCTGAAGGAGACGACACCATGACCGAGCACAAGACGCCGAGCGGGCCGGACCTCACCAGGGGCGTGTTGCTGACCGCGTTCGAGGACGGCAAGCTGCTCGGCCATGTCGGCGAGGAAGACGTCTTGCTGGTGCAAGCCGGCAGCGAAATCTTCGCGATCGAACCGTCTTGCAGCCACTACCACGGCCCGCTCGCCGAAGGGCTGGTCGTCGGCGACACGATCCGCTGCCCCTGGCATCACGCCTGCTTCTCCTTGCGCACCGGCGAGGCCACCCGCCCGCCGGCGCTGAACGCGCTGGCGGTCTGGGAGGTCGCGCGCGACCAGGACAGGATCTCGGTTCAGCGCAAGCGCGAGATGCCGCAGCCTGCAGCGTCACATCGCAGCGCGCCGACGCCGGAAAAATTCGTCATCGTCGGCGGCGGTGCGGCCGGCTTTGCGGCCGCCGAGACGCTTCGGCGCGAGGGCTTTGCCGGCGCCATCACCATGCTGAGCGATGACGGCGCGATGCCGGTCGACCGGCCGAACCTCTCCAAGGATTACCTCGCCGGCAGTGCACCCGAGGATTGGCTGCCGCTGCGGGGCGAGGACTATTATCAGGACGCGGGCATCGATCTCAGGCTCAACACGAACGTCGCAGCGATCGATCCGAAGGCGCGCATCATCACGCTCGGCAATGGCGACAAGCTGCCGTTCGACCGGCTGCTGCTTGCGACCGGCGCCGAGCCGGTCAAATTGCAGATTCCGGGCGCGGACCAGCCACAGGTGCACACCTTGCGGACCGTTGCCGACAGCCGTGCCATCATCAAGGCGGCGGGCAGCGCGAAGCGCGCGCTGGTGATCGGCGCCAGCTTCATTGGCCTCGAAGTCGCGGCCTCCTTGCGGGCGCGCAAGCTGGAGGTGCATGTGGTTGCGCCCGAGGAGCGGCCGATGCAGCGTGTGCTCAGCCCCGAGATGGGCGATTTCGTCCGCGCGCTGCATGAAGAGAGCGGCGTCCACTTTCACCTCGAGGACACCGTCGAAAAGCTCGACGGCAAACGCGCCACGCTGAAGGGCGGCAGCGTGATCGAGGCAGATCTGGTCGTGGTCGGGATCGGCGTCAGGCCGCGCCTTGCGCTCGCCGAGCAGGCGGGGCTCGCCATCGATCGTGGCGTCAGCGTGAACGAGTATCTCGAGACCAGCGCATCAGGCATCTTCGCGGCCGGCGACATCGCGCGCTGGCCCGATCCGCATTCGGGCCAGAACATCCGCGTCGAGCACTGGGTGGTGGCGGAGCGGCAGGGCCAGGCCGCGGCGCGCAACATGCTCGGCAGGCGCGAACGCTTCGACGCCGTGCCGTTCTTCTGGTCGCAGCACTACGACGTTCCGATCAACTATGTCGGCCATGCCGAGAGCTTCGACGACATCGCGATCGACGGCAGCATCGACGGCAGGGACTGCCTGCTGAAGTACCGCAAGGACGGCCGCGTGCTCGCGGTCGCTTCGATCTATCGCGATCTCGATAGTCTCAAGGCCGAGCTCGACATGGAGCGCTCGCGCGCGTGAGGCGCCCCGTCCGCTCTTGACTTAAGTCAATGGGGGCTCCCGGGGGGCTGCTCTACTGGCTGTTGTCCCGGCGCGGCTCGTGCTATCCTGAGATGTGCCTTGGGACTTCGCATGCAGGAGTAGCCGTCATGACAAGTGCTTCGGATACGTCTCCAAACTTGGGTCTTGGGTCCAGCATTGCTGCGCTGCACGCCAAGTGGGGCTGGATCGTCGCCCTCGGCGTCGTCTATCTCATCACCGGCTTCATCGCGCTCGGCAGCATGATGATGGTGACGGTGGCGAGCGTGCTCGTGGTTGGTGTGATGATGATCATCGCCGGGGTCACCGAGGTGATCGGCGCGTTCCAGATGAAGAGCTGGGGCAAGTTCCTGATCTGGGCCTTGCTCGGCGTGCTCTATATCGTCGCGGGCTTCCTGACCTTCGAGAACCCGTTGTTCGCCGCGGTGCTGCTCACCTTGTTCCTCGGCGCGTCGCTGCTGGCCTCGGGCGCCGTCAGGCTGTTTCTCGCCTTCAGCATGAAAAGGGAAAGCCCGTGGGTGTGGGTGGCGCTGTCTGCGGTCATCACCCTGCTGCTCGGGCTCTTGATCCTGGCGCGCTGGCCGGTGAACAGCGTCTACATTCTCGGCCTGTTCCTCGGCATCGACTTGATCATGGCAGGCGCCGGCTGGGTCAGTCTGGGCTTTAGCCTGCGGCGGCGCCATTAAGGCTTGATCCGGAGAAGGACCGCGGTCGCCCAAGAGCGCGATGACGGTTCATCCAGATTTCATCGCGCGTCGGGCGACGCTGAGGGATTGTCATGCGCTGGTTTCATCTCGCCGTGATCGTGTTTTTCGCCGCAGCGACCATCGTCTTCGCCGTGCAGAATCTCGACACGGTCACGATCTCCTTCTTCAAGATGAATCTCAGTCTGCCGCTCGCGCTCCAAACCCTCGTTGTCTATCTCGTTGGAGCCGCGACCGGCGGCAGCCTGTTCGCCCTGCTGCGGCGTTCATACGCAGGTTCCAAACGAGACGTCGAATGAACCAGCAACTCGACGCAAGACCATCTTGCGGAACTCCGCTGATCTGACGTGCTGGCAAAAAGCAGCACGCCGCGCGGTCGCCTCGCGTGGACGATCATCACCGGGGAGAAACCATGAGAGCCGCTTTGGTCCTGGCCGCAGCGCTGGCTGCCGCCTGCCTGTCCACGCCCGTCTCCGCGCAAAAGTCCTACGGTCCCGGCGTCAGTGACACCGAGATCAAGATCGGCAACACCATGCCCTATAGCGGTCCCGCATCGCCGCTGGGCATCACTGGCAGGGTGATCTCCGCCTATTTCGATGAGGTGAACGAGAAGGGCGGCGTCAACGGCCGCAAGCTCAATCTGTTGTCGCTCGACGACGCCTTCTCGCCGCCGAAGACCATGGAAGCCGCGCGACGTTTGGTCGAGGGCGACGGCGTCGCGTTCATCTTCGCGACCATGGGCACGGCGCCGAGCTCGGCGATCGCAAAATATCTCAACAGCAACAAGGTGCCGCAGCTGTTCCTGATCAGCTCGGCCTCGAAGTGGAACGATCCCGCCAACATGCCGTGGTCGATGGCGCTGCCCTGGGCGCCGAACTACACCAGCGAGGCCGCGATCGACGTCGCCTACGCCCGCGCCAAGAACCCGAACGCGCGTTTCGCGGTGCTCTATCAGAACGACGACGCCGGCAAGGAATATTTTCGCGGTGTCAAGGAGGCGCTTGGTGCCGACGCCGACAAGGCACTCGCGATGGCCTCGAGCTTCGAGGTCACCGATCCCACCGTCGATTCCCAGGTGTTGACGCTGGCCAACACCAAGGCCGATGTCTTCATGATCTATTCGGTGACGCCGCGCGCCTGCGCGCAGGCGATCCGCAAGGCCTATGAGGTCGGCTGGCAACCGACGCGCTTCCTCGCGAGCGGCTGCGCCAACAAGGCGACCGTCATGGTCCCTGCGGGCCTCGATGCCGGCAAGGGCGTGCTGTCGCTCGGCTCGCTCAAGCCGTTTGTCGAGCAGCCGAAGGACGACCCGTCGATGACGGCCTATATCGACTTCATGAAGAAGCGCCTGCCCAATGCCGACATCAACAACGTCGCCGGCCTCTACGGCTACACCGTCGCCGAGGCGTTGGTCGTCCTGCTCAAGCAGTGCAAGGACAATCTGACGCGAGAGAACATCATGGCGCAGGCGGCGAACCTCAAGAACGTGCCGCTGTCCCTTCTGTTGCCCGGCATCACGCTCAACACCACACCGCAGGATTTCCGCCCCATCAAGGACGGCTACATGCTCCAGTTCGACGGCAACGACTGGATCGTGGCGAGCGAGCTCTTGCGCGGGACGTGAGGGGACTGCGCGAGCGGCCGCAGAAACAGTGCACCCTTTCCCCTTGTGGGAGAGGGTGGATCGCCGCGAAGCGGCGAGCCGGGTGAGGGGTATCTCTCCGCGAGTCGTCTCTACATTTGAACTTGCGGATACAACCCCTCATCCGGCGCTTCGCGCCACCTTCTCCCACAAGGGGAGAAGGGAAGAGGAGACCACCATGGACTTTCAACACTCCGCCCGTTCGCTGGAGCTGCAGGAGCGCGTTCGCCAGTTCATGCTTGCGCATGTCGAGCCGGTCGAGGAGCTCTACTACGAGCAGGTCAAGCCGGAGGCCACACGCTACAAGACGCCGCAGGTCCTCCAGGATCTGAAGCGGCTGGCGCGGGAGCAGGGGCTCTGGAACCTGTTCCTGTCAGGCGAGCACGGCCAAGACCCTGACAACACTGGCCTGACCAATCTCGAATATGCGCCGGTGAAGGAGATCATGGGCCGCATCCTCTGGGCGCCCGAAATCTTCAACTGCTCCGCGCCCGATGTCGGCAACATGGAGGTGCTGGCCAATTACGGCACGCCGGCGCAGCAGGAGCGCTGGCTGAAGCCGCTGCTGGAGGGGCGCATCCGCTCCGGCTTCTCGATGACGGAGCCGCAGGTCGCCTCCAGCGATGCCACCAACATCCAGTGCGAGATCAAACGCGACGGCGGCGACTACGTTATCAACGGTCGCAAATGGTTCACGTCAGGCGCGATGAACGAGGATTGTGAGATCCTGATCGTGATGGGCAAGACCGCGCCCGACGATCCCGATCGCCATCGCCAGCAATCCATGATCCTGGTGCCGAAGGCGACGCCCGGCGTGCGCATCGTCCGCGACATGCTGACCTACGGCTACGACGACGCGCCGGTCGGCCATCCCGAAATCGTCTACGAGAATGTCCGTGTACCGGCCGAGAACATCCTGCTCGGCGAGGGCCGCGGCTTCGAGATCGCGCAGGGCCGGCTCGGCCCCGGCCGCATCCATCACTGCATGCGCTTGATCGGCTGCGCCCAGCGTGCGCTGGAATTGATGTGCCAGCGCTCGGTGTCGCGCACAGCCTTCGGCAAGCCGCTCGCAGACCAGGGTTCGGTGCGCGAGGACATCGCGCACTCCTTCTGCGAGATCGCGCAGGCGCGGCTGCTCACCTTGCAAGCTGCCGACAAGATGGACCGCGAAGGCAACAAGGCCGCGCGCGACCTGATCGCCGCCGCCAAGATCGTGGTGCCCAGCATGGCCGCCCGCGTCATCGACCGCGCCATCCAGATCCACGGCGCCGCCGGCGTCTCGCAGGACACCTTCCTCGCCCGCGCCTATGTCTATGCCCGCTTCATCCGCATCGGCGACGGCCCCGACCAGGTGCACCTTGCCGCGGTCGGCAAGGAGCTGATCAAGCGCGGCGGAGTGATGGGGTAGGGCCTGACCCTCTCCAGGGGCGCGTGCACCTTGATGCGGGATGAACGCTCATGACGGCGCGCAGGATGCCGCGCGCAACCCCCGGCGTCTCGCC includes the following:
- a CDS encoding alpha/beta fold hydrolase produces the protein MQQKTITTEILDIAYLEYGAPDGWPCIMGHGFPYDVNAYAEAAPLIAEAGARVLVPWLRGYGPTRFRSAATLRSGEQAALGADLLAFMDALRIERAVLGGYDWGGRAACVVSVLHPERVIALVSGNSYNIQNIARAMEPASPPEEAALWYQYLFHNERGRRALERNRRGFARQLWAMWSPKWGFDDATFETSAVSFDNPDFVDVVIHSYRHRYGLVQGDPAYAAIEAKLAAQPPIRVPTIAIDGDSDGVNPGTAHHAPRFEGVFERRIFAGAGHNLPQEWPAEWARAVLDVRKAAS
- the folE gene encoding GTP cyclohydrolase I FolE encodes the protein MNSHARRLEGVAVAQLPGERPGRAEVEQAVRTMIRWAGDDPARDGLHDTPDRVARAFAEYFSGYAQDPTEILQKTFEEIEGYDEMIVLRGVRFESHCEHHMAPIVGRAWVAYIPQGRVVGISKLARVVDIYAKRLQIQEKMTAQIANTINDVLKPEGVGVIIKATHHCMTTRGAHKPGTDLVTSRMLGVFRDNALTRQELLGLANSTA
- a CDS encoding FAD-dependent oxidoreductase is translated as MTEHKTPSGPDLTRGVLLTAFEDGKLLGHVGEEDVLLVQAGSEIFAIEPSCSHYHGPLAEGLVVGDTIRCPWHHACFSLRTGEATRPPALNALAVWEVARDQDRISVQRKREMPQPAASHRSAPTPEKFVIVGGGAAGFAAAETLRREGFAGAITMLSDDGAMPVDRPNLSKDYLAGSAPEDWLPLRGEDYYQDAGIDLRLNTNVAAIDPKARIITLGNGDKLPFDRLLLATGAEPVKLQIPGADQPQVHTLRTVADSRAIIKAAGSAKRALVIGASFIGLEVAASLRARKLEVHVVAPEERPMQRVLSPEMGDFVRALHEESGVHFHLEDTVEKLDGKRATLKGGSVIEADLVVVGIGVRPRLALAEQAGLAIDRGVSVNEYLETSASGIFAAGDIARWPDPHSGQNIRVEHWVVAERQGQAAARNMLGRRERFDAVPFFWSQHYDVPINYVGHAESFDDIAIDGSIDGRDCLLKYRKDGRVLAVASIYRDLDSLKAELDMERSRA
- a CDS encoding HdeD family acid-resistance protein translates to MTSASDTSPNLGLGSSIAALHAKWGWIVALGVVYLITGFIALGSMMMVTVASVLVVGVMMIIAGVTEVIGAFQMKSWGKFLIWALLGVLYIVAGFLTFENPLFAAVLLTLFLGASLLASGAVRLFLAFSMKRESPWVWVALSAVITLLLGLLILARWPVNSVYILGLFLGIDLIMAGAGWVSLGFSLRRRH
- a CDS encoding LapA family protein yields the protein MRWFHLAVIVFFAAATIVFAVQNLDTVTISFFKMNLSLPLALQTLVVYLVGAATGGSLFALLRRSYAGSKRDVE
- a CDS encoding ABC transporter substrate-binding protein translates to MRAALVLAAALAAACLSTPVSAQKSYGPGVSDTEIKIGNTMPYSGPASPLGITGRVISAYFDEVNEKGGVNGRKLNLLSLDDAFSPPKTMEAARRLVEGDGVAFIFATMGTAPSSAIAKYLNSNKVPQLFLISSASKWNDPANMPWSMALPWAPNYTSEAAIDVAYARAKNPNARFAVLYQNDDAGKEYFRGVKEALGADADKALAMASSFEVTDPTVDSQVLTLANTKADVFMIYSVTPRACAQAIRKAYEVGWQPTRFLASGCANKATVMVPAGLDAGKGVLSLGSLKPFVEQPKDDPSMTAYIDFMKKRLPNADINNVAGLYGYTVAEALVVLLKQCKDNLTRENIMAQAANLKNVPLSLLLPGITLNTTPQDFRPIKDGYMLQFDGNDWIVASELLRGT
- a CDS encoding acyl-CoA dehydrogenase family protein — translated: MDFQHSARSLELQERVRQFMLAHVEPVEELYYEQVKPEATRYKTPQVLQDLKRLAREQGLWNLFLSGEHGQDPDNTGLTNLEYAPVKEIMGRILWAPEIFNCSAPDVGNMEVLANYGTPAQQERWLKPLLEGRIRSGFSMTEPQVASSDATNIQCEIKRDGGDYVINGRKWFTSGAMNEDCEILIVMGKTAPDDPDRHRQQSMILVPKATPGVRIVRDMLTYGYDDAPVGHPEIVYENVRVPAENILLGEGRGFEIAQGRLGPGRIHHCMRLIGCAQRALELMCQRSVSRTAFGKPLADQGSVREDIAHSFCEIAQARLLTLQAADKMDREGNKAARDLIAAAKIVVPSMAARVIDRAIQIHGAAGVSQDTFLARAYVYARFIRIGDGPDQVHLAAVGKELIKRGGVMG